Genomic window (Limisphaera ngatamarikiensis):
GGGAGGGGCACAGTCCTCTGTGCCCGGTATTCTTGCGGACCGCGAGGACGCGGTCCCTCCCAACCTGTCGGAGCTCGAAAGGGTATGTTCCGATTGGCTCGCCCTGCAGGTTCGGCGCGGGCCCCGGGGTCTGCTTTCCTTACGGACGGCGGGGACGCCGTCCCTCCCGTGGGACCTTGTGGGAGGGGCACAGTCCCCTGTGCCCGGTATTCTTGCGGACCGTGAGGACACGGTCCCTCCCAACCTGTCGGAGCTCGAAGGGGTATTCTGCGATTGGCTCGCCCTACAGGTTCGGAACGAGCCGCAGGGGCAGCCTTTCCCTGCGGACGGCGGGGACGCCGTCCCTCCCGTGGGACCTCGTGGGAGGGGCACAGTCCTCTGTGCCCGGCATTCTTGCGGACCGCGAGGACGCGGTCCCTGCCAGCCTGTCGGAGCTCGCAAGGGTATTCTCCGATTGGCTCGCCCTGAAGGTTCGGCGGCGGGCCTAAGGGGATGCGTTCGAGCGCGACGGGCGGGGGTTTGGGGTCAGTGCCCGGCGGACTTGTCAGACTCCAAGAGCCGTTCGATGTGCCGGTCCAGGTCCAGTAACGCACCGGCGCAGGTGGCTGCTTCCACCCGGTTCACCATCTCCGCCGTCCACGCCTCCTCCTCCACCTGTTCGTTGATGAACCAGTGCAACAGCACCTGGGCCGGATAGTCGCGGGCTGTCACGGCCGCCTCATACGCCGTCTGAATCCCCCGACTGTTGGCCGCCTCCAACGTCTGCGCATGCCGCGCCACCTCCAGCAGCGACGCAAAATCCATCCGCGGCGCCGGCACCGACTCCATCACCGGCTGCACGCCCCGGTCCAACAAATGTCGCCCGATGCGGGCCGCATGCTCGCGTTCCTCGGCCGCCTGATGACGGAAAAACCGCGCAAAACCCGGCAGGGTGCGATGTGCGCACCACCAGGCCAGCGCCTCGTATTGATGCGCCGCCATCAGTTCATGGTTGAACTGCCGCTGCAACTCCTTCCGAACCGCATCCGACATGGCTGTCATACCCGGTCACTCCTTTCGGTGGCTGTGGATCGTTTTGAAGCAACATGAAGCCGAATCCGGCAGGGCACAAGCCCGACCTGCCGCATTCCGTGCGGGAGGGCGACCGTGTTCTCCGGGCGCGACCAGGACCGGCCGCCCTGCAGGAGACGCGCGAAACCTGCCGGTGCCCGCTGGTCCGCCGGCGGGCCAGCCCGCATGCAGGACAGGGAAACCGGCGCACAGCCGGCCCGGCCTCACCGTTTGCGTCGGTTGCCCCGGTGGGGACGGCCCTGGCCGGGTCGGGGTGCCCCGGAGGTTTGGCGGTGGCCGGGGGGTTGGCGCCGGGCCGCACGCGGGTGCGAGTCGCGTTTGTGGTTCCGGGCTTTTGCGCCCCGGGGTTCCGGGCTTTGCGGCTGGTGGGGGCGGACCGGGGACGGCCTGCGCGAGGGACCGCGTTTGCGGGCCGGCTCGGGCGCGGGTTCGAAGTCGAGTTGTTTCTTGAATCGGTCCACCCGGGCGACGACCACCTGCAGGGTGTCGCCGAGTTTGATGCGGCGTCGTGTGCGGCGGCCGCGCAGTTCGTTGCGGTCCGGGTCGAAGATGTAGAAGTCGTCCTTG
Coding sequences:
- a CDS encoding ferritin, producing MTAMSDAVRKELQRQFNHELMAAHQYEALAWWCAHRTLPGFARFFRHQAAEEREHAARIGRHLLDRGVQPVMESVPAPRMDFASLLEVARHAQTLEAANSRGIQTAYEAAVTARDYPAQVLLHWFINEQVEEEAWTAEMVNRVEAATCAGALLDLDRHIERLLESDKSAGH